One genomic segment of Pseudomonadota bacterium includes these proteins:
- a CDS encoding MotA/TolQ/ExbB proton channel family protein, with amino-acid sequence MDKLQYIGFLGIPIMILSLIGLAIIFERIIFYLKLPPVDKCRVFHEIKHILEENSRQPKSIRDELATFLLTQAKKPYDFGIKILRVIAVVSPMLGLLGTVLGIIESFKKIATHEGPVYPALIAEGLWTAMLTTAAGLIVALPCLFAAFIFARMRETRISAYETELNRLSLKLEGVKI; translated from the coding sequence ATGGATAAATTACAATATATAGGCTTTCTTGGCATTCCGATAATGATACTATCCTTAATAGGGTTGGCGATAATATTTGAACGTATAATCTTTTATTTAAAATTACCGCCTGTTGACAAGTGTAGGGTTTTCCATGAAATAAAACATATCTTAGAAGAAAATTCTCGGCAACCAAAGAGCATACGGGACGAGCTTGCGACTTTTTTATTAACGCAGGCAAAAAAGCCTTATGATTTCGGTATCAAGATATTAAGGGTAATTGCCGTTGTTAGCCCTATGCTGGGGCTGCTTGGAACTGTGCTTGGAATTATCGAGTCTTTCAAAAAAATAGCGACACATGAAGGGCCTGTATATCCTGCTTTAATTGCAGAGGGTCTTTGGACTGCTATGTTAACGACCGCAGCGGGTTTAATCGTTGCATTGCCTTGTTTATTTGCCGCATTTATCTTTGCAAGAATGAGGGAAACAAGAATATCGGCATATGAAACCGAGTTAAACAGGCTTTCGTTAAAACTTGAAGGCGTGAAGATTTAA
- a CDS encoding energy transducer TonB codes for MSVLLNNSGKFCRIGTATGASLTLHVVVLAAFLYFVKQTEFYDNGISAIERSSVVLNFTKPKPAFEKTPLKKIVKSEKQVAVLKEAEIAKPLPNASLFEEPIAREEVKDKYIEESVEEKTDYPIKDVANNSFIKDASFKGVRVSPKYPKRALMLGLEGKVVIKALIDIDGVIKDVELFESSGYRILDEAVMQVAWKWKFEPSYVNNVPTRQWVKAPYEFVLK; via the coding sequence ATGTCCGTATTGTTAAATAACAGTGGAAAATTCTGCCGGATAGGTACTGCTACAGGTGCTTCATTAACGCTCCATGTTGTTGTACTGGCTGCATTTTTGTATTTTGTAAAACAAACGGAGTTTTATGATAACGGCATTAGTGCTATTGAAAGATCTTCTGTAGTCCTGAATTTTACAAAACCTAAACCTGCATTTGAAAAAACGCCGTTAAAAAAGATAGTTAAGTCTGAAAAGCAGGTTGCGGTATTAAAAGAAGCCGAGATTGCCAAGCCACTGCCGAACGCCTCCTTGTTTGAAGAGCCTATAGCCCGTGAAGAAGTGAAAGATAAGTATATTGAGGAATCGGTTGAAGAAAAAACCGATTATCCTATAAAAGACGTTGCAAATAACAGTTTTATTAAAGATGCTTCATTTAAAGGTGTAAGGGTTTCTCCCAAATACCCGAAAAGAGCTTTAATGTTGGGTTTAGAAGGAAAGGTTGTTATAAAGGCTCTTATTGATATTGACGGTGTAATAAAAGATGTGGAGTTGTTTGAGTCGTCGGGATATAGAATTTTAGATGAAGCCGTTATGCAAGTTGCATGGAAGTGGAAGTTTGAACCGTCATATGTGAATAACGTGCCTACCAGACAGTGGGTTAAGGCTCCGTACGAATTTGTTTTAAAGTAG